The DNA window TCCATCAGCGTGGCCGCCGCGGTGCATGTGGCGGTGGCCAAGGCCGGGGCGATCAGCAAGATCGATCTGGACGGTCCTTCGCTGGGCGCGTTCAACCCGGTCGTCGGCGGAGTGCTGTTCAACGAATCGGAGATCAGCATTCCGGATGCGCCGGGGTTGGGGATCCGCGAGATCCAGGGCCTGGAGCTGCTCGCGCCGTGAGGCTGTTACGTCATTTTCGGAGCAACACGATGCTCCACGGCCGTCGTCCCCGCGCATGCGGGAGGACGACGGAAGCCATTGCTGGAGCAGCCTTGGCAGTTGCCTCAGGTTATGCGGTTGCTGTTGCTTTTGCTGCCCCGCTTTTCCCCCTCCCCTCCGCAGCGGCGATGCCGACGGGCCAAACCCCGCAGGGGCGGCGCGCATGGATGCGCGACGTTTTCGGCCGGGGCAGGATGCCCCGTCCGGAAATTCCCGGCGGCAGCGCGGACCCGACGCGCGACGCGCGTTGGGCGCGAGGCCGGGGTGTGCTTTCTTTTGGTTACTTTTCTTTGCACAAGCAAAGAAAAGTGACTCGCGCCCGACAGGGCGTGAAACGCTCGGGTTTCTGCCTTCGCGAGAGACCGACTTCTTCCATGTGCGCAGGTGCCGTTGGCTCAACAGCTCAAGGAAAGGCTTTCACTTCCCTTCGGGGAGCGAGTTACCTTTCTTTGCTCGTGCAAAGAAACGTAACCCAAAGAAAGCACGCCCCAGCCTCCGCGCCCTGCGCGCCTGCGGCGCTCCGGGTCCGCTCCGCCGATGGGAATTTCCGGAAGGGGCATCCTGCCCCTGCCGGAAACGCCGCGCATCCATGCGCGTCGCCCCTGCGGGGTTTTGCCCACCGGCTGCGCCGCTACGGACGGGGACCGGCGACAGCCAAAAGCAGAACCAACAGCAACAGCAACAGCAACGTCGGGCAGCGTCCCTGATGCCACGCGGAGACCACGACCCCTTGCCGCCCCTGGTCAAAATCCGGTCCGAGCGCGACAGCATGTCGGCCATCGAACGCCGCATCGCCGACTACATCCTGGACAACGCCCACCTGCTGCGCGATTACTCGTCCCAGCAGTTGGCCAGCGCGCTGGGCATCAGCCAGTCCAGCGTGGTCAAGTTCAGCCAGAAGCTGGGCTTCAAGGGCTATCCGGACCTGAAGTACTCGGTCGGCCAGGCCGTCGCCCGGGGCGGTGGCCCGGCCCCGGCCTCGCCCGACGAACCGGAAGCCGTGGGCGATGCCTACACCCGCCTGGAGGAAAGCCTGCGTCGCAGCAAGTCCGCCGCCGAGGAGGAGACGCGCCTGCTCAACCCGCGCGACCACATCGAGCGCATCGTCGAGCGCCTGGACCGCGCGCAGAAGGTCTTCGTCTGCGGGTTGGGCGATGACGGCCTGTTCGCGCGCGAATTCGCCATGCGCCTGTCGCTGCTGGGCGTGCTGACCATCCACCATGCCGATCCGATCCTGATGATGACCAACGTGTCCTCGGCGCGGCCGGACGACGTGCTGATCCTGCTGTCCGAGTTCGGCAAGCTGCCCCAGCTCTCGCAGATCTCTCGCCAGTTCCAGGACGCCGGCGGCACCGTGGTCTCCATCACCCGGCACACCGCCAACCCGCTGCGCGCGCATGCCGACGCGGCACTGGTGGTCTCCGCGCACGATGCCGCCCCGCACATCGAGCAGCTGCTGTACCGCTCCTCGCTGCAGTACCTGCTGGACTTCGTGTTCGTCCTGCTGTGCCAGGCCAATCCCGACCGTGACCGCCAGCTGGCGATCAACCTGGAGCGGGTCCAGCACCTGCTTGATTCCTGACCCCTGCCCCCCGGAGCGCCCATGTCCACGAACCGCCCCACGCCGCTGTCCACCCTGCGTTGGCTGACCGTGGCCGCCGCGCTCGCCGCCGTGCCGGCCCTGGCCAAGCGCGCGCCCGCCGGCATCCCGCAAATGCAGCAGGCCCAGCAGCTGGTGGTGGTCACCACCGATGGCTGGGACGACAACCAGGGCACGCTGCGCACCTATGTCCGCAAGGGAGCCAAGTGGACCCTCGCCACCGCGCCCATCGCCGTGGCCATTGGCAAACAGGGCAGTGCCTGGGGCGATGGACTTTCGCCAGCGCAGTCCGACGGTCCGCAAAAGCGTGAGGGCGATGGGCGCAGCCCGGCCGGCGTCTTCGGCATCGGGCAGGCCTTCGGCTATGCGCCCACGGCCGACACCGCGCTGGACTATCACCAGATGCAGGCCAGCAGCTGGTGCGTGGACGTGCCCGACTCGCCGCTCTACAACCAGATCGTCGACGAAAAAGACGTCGGCGCGCAGGCGGTGGCCGGGGCCAGCGAGCACATGCGTCTGGACCTGCACAACGATGGCGATGTGCGTTACCGCCAGGGCTTTGTGATCGAACACAACGCCCAGGCCGTCCCAGGCCACGGTAGCTGCATCTTCGCCCACATGTGGCGCACGCCCGGCGAGCCCACCGCCGGCTGCACGGCGATGGAGCCGGCCAACATGGTCAAGTTGCAGGCCTGGCTGGATCCCAAGCGGCATCCGCTGTTCGTGCTGCTGCCCAAGGCCGAGTACGTGCGCCTGCAGCACGCCTGGTCGCTGCCGACGCTGACCGCGCAGGCCACCCCGTGAACGCCGCGCCTGCGGGCGAAGGCCAACTGGTCCGCGCGGTCAGCCGCTGGCAGATCGTCGGGCTGTCCATCAACGATGTCATCGGCAGCGGCATCTACCTGCTGCCGGCCGCCACCGTGGCGCTGATGGGCCCGCTGAGCCTGTGGGCGGTGCTGCTGGCCGGCATCGCCGTGGCCCTGCTGGTGCTGTGCTACGCGCAGGCCGCCAGTTACTTCGACGAACCAGGCGGCAGCTACCTGTACGCCCGCGAGGCCTTCGGACGCTACGCGGGCTTCCAGGTGGGCTGGATGATCTGGCTGACCCGCATCAGCTCGGCCGCCGCCCTGGGCAATGGCCTGGCCGACGCGGTCTCGCGTTTCTGGGCGCCGGCCGGCACCGGCGCCGGGCGCCTGTCCGTGGTCATCGGTTCACTGGCGCTGCTGACCCTCATCAACGTGGTCGGGGTGCGCTCGGCCGCCCGCACCGGCGTGGCCCTGGTGATCGCCAAGCTCGTGCCGCTGCTGCTGTTCGTGGTGGTCGGCCTGTTCTTCATGGACTGGGGCATGGCCTTCGCCGGCACCGCGCCGGACCTGGGCGACCTGCCCAACCTGGGCCAGGCCGCGCTGCTGCTGCTGTTCGCCTATGCCGGCTTCGAGAACATCCCGGCCGCGGCCGGCGAGTTCCGAAACCCGCGCCGCGACGTGCCCTTCGCGCTGATCACCATGATCACCCTGGTGACCCTGATCTACGCCGCCGTGCAGGTGGTGGCCATGGGCACCCTGCCCGGCTTGGCGAATTCGGCCACGCCACTGGCCGATGCGGCCAGCCGCTTCGGTGGCGAGGGCCTGGCGCTGGTGCTGACCGTGGGCGCGGTGGTGTCGATCCTGGGCACGACCAGCAACACAGTGATGCTGGGGCCACGCTTCCTGTTCGCCCTGGCGGCCGATGGCTTCGGGCCGAAGTTCATCGCACGCGTGCATCCGCGCTTCCGCACCCCGGCCGCGGCGATCATCGTCCAGGGCGTGTTGTCGGTGGCGCTGGCGCTGTCCGGCTCGTTCGAACAGCTGGCGCTGCTGTCGATGGTGACCCGCCTGCTGGCCTACATCGGCACGGCCGCCGCGGTGCTGGTGCTGGCCCGCCGCCATCGCGACAACCCCAATGCGCTGCGCCTGCCTGGCGGTCCGCTGATTCCGATCCTGGCGCTGCTGCTGACCCTGGGCCTGCTGTGCAGCGCCAGCCTGGCCAATTTGCTGGCCGTCGGCGCCGCGGTGGTGGTGGGCACGGCGATCTATCTGTTCCCGCGCAAGGCCTGAGGGGAACCCCACCTGTAGAGCGGAGCTTGCTCCGCTGGAGCTTTCCCGATGACGTCGAGAGGCAGCGGAGCTCGCTCCGCCGGGCTTTCCCGATGATCCGGTCGAAAGGCAGCGGAGCAAGCTCCGCTCTACAAAGTGGGCGCGCCCCGAGCAGGAGAGACAATGGCCTTACAGACACACCCACCCACACTCCGCGCTACGCGCAGCCTTCCACGTAGTCGATCTGCGGTGGCAGGCCCACGCGCCAGCTGGTGACCTTGCCGTCGGCACCGGTCTCGAACACCAGCTTGTCTTTGCCCTGGCTGACGCTGAGGTACTTGCCGCCTTCCACGTACTTGTGCGGCATCGATGACAGCGCGTCGCCGTACAGCGCGCGCAGTTGGCCCTCGTCCATGCCGACCTTGCCGCCGCCGGGCGCGGTTTCCTTGCTGGTGGTGACGTCGTAGCGGACGAAGTGATCGTGTTCGATCATGAAGGCCACATCGGCCTTGTCGGTCGCCCACTTGGGCGTGAGCTGGTAGCAGGAACCACCTTCGGACGGGGTGCTGCTGTTGAGCTCTCCGCCCCAGGCCTGCCTGGCCTCCTCCACGGTGCTGCCCAGCTTGAGATCGCCATACCCCTGCCAGCCCGCCAGCTGGCTGGACGTCGGCTGGCCGCTGGCCTCACCCGGCTCGGGCAATGACGGCGGCAGCGAGGCCGGAGGGACGCTTGCGGCCGGCGCGGGCTCCTTGGAGGCGGCGGTGTCGGCCGGCGATGCATGGTCATCGGCCTTGCACGCGGACAGGGCCAGGACCAGGGCGGCGGTCAGGGGCAGCAGGGCTTTCATCAGGACACAGACTCCACGATCAGCAGAGCGTCCAGCCTAGTCACTGGCGGTGAATCGCGCGCGAACCGGGCCTTGCGCACACCTCGCACACCGCGCTGGTCGAGTGTCATGGCGGTTTCATCGGCACCGGCGAGCCTGCACCGGCCTCGACGCCGTGCCTCCCCATGCAGCCTCGCAAAACCGACCGGGCCCATGCCGCCCTGCAGACCCATCGCGCGGGCCTGGACATGCGCCAGCGCCGGATCCTGATCATGGCCGACGGCCGACGCACGCTGCCCGAGCTGGTGCAGTTGCTTGGGCCGCAGACCGAAGACCACATCGCCACCTTGATCCGGCAGGGCTATCTGGAGATCGCACAGGCGCACGCACCGCAGATCGCCAAGGCACTGGACCCTGCCCCGCGCGTCCATCGACGCTCCCTGATCGCCGCCCGCTTCTACCTGCAAGGCATCCTGGAGCTGCAGCGCGATCCGCGGGCCGAGGCACTCCACCGGCGGCTGCACGATGCGCCGGACGATGCGACGGTTCTGGAGGTGATGCGCGAAGCGGTATTACAGCTGCCAGCGATCACCTCGCCCGGCTACGCGCAGCGGGTACAGGCACGTCTGGCTGAGGCCGTCCCCGAACACTACGGCGACGCCTTGAAGGCTCCGCAGCCACCTGCAATCGCAGCCTCCGGATCGCTCAGCCAGGCGGCTGAAAGCGGCGGCTGAGCCCGGCCCAGCACTGCTGGTAGTCGCGTTGGCGGTGTGCGGCTTGCATCGCCTGGCGCGTCGGGCGCAGCACCGCGCGGGTCTCGAACATGAAGGCCATCGTGTCGCTGATCACGTCGGGCTTGGACAGGTCCGCATGTGAGGCCTTTTCGAACGTGGCCGCATCCGGCCCATGCCCGGTCATGCCGTTGTGCAACGACGCACCGCCCGGGGCGAAGCCCTCGGCCTTGGCGTCGTAGGCGCCGTGCACCAGGCCCATGAACTCGCTGGCCACGTTTCGGTGGAACCACGGCGGGCGGAAGGTGTCCTGCGCCACCAGCCAGCGCGGCGGAAAGATCACGAAGTCCAGGTTGGCCGTGCCCGGCGTGTCGCTGGGCGAGGTCAGCACGGTGAAGATCGACGGGTCGGGATGATCGAAGCTGATCGAGCCGATCGCATTGAAGCGGCGCAGGTCGTAGCGATACGGCGCCCCGTTGCCGTGCCAGGCCACGACATCCAGCGGACTGTGGCCGATGGACGCGCGCCACAGGTGGCCCTGGAACTTGGCGATCAACTCGAACTCGCCCTCGACGTCCTCGTAGGCGGCCACCGGCGTTTCGAAGTCACGCGGGTTGGCCAGGCCGTTGGAGCCGATCGGCCCCAGGTCGGGCAGGCGCAGTGGCGCGCCAAAGTTCTCGCAGACATAGCCGCGTGCCTGGCCGTCGGGCAGGGTCACCGCGAAACGCACGCCGCGCGGAATCACCGCGATCTGCTGCGGCTCGACCTCGATCACGCCGAACTCGGTGGCCAGCCGCAGCCGTCCTTGCTGCGGGACGATCAGCAGCTCGGCGTCGGCGTCGTAGAACCAGCGCCCGCGCATGTCGCGGTTGGCCGCGTACAAGTGAATGCCCACGCCGTGCTGCGCCTCGGCGGCGCCATTGCCGGCCATGGTCAGCAAGCCTTCGATGAAATCGGTGGGCGCCTCGGGCAGCGGCAGCGGCGACCAGCGCAACTGGTCCGGGCTGACCGGCCCCTGGCCGAAGCCGTTGTGGAAGTCCGGCGCTTGCTCGAACAGCGCGAAGCCGCCGTGCATCGCCGCCGGCCGGATCCGGTACAGCCAGCTGCGCCGGTTCTGCCCGCGCGGTGCGGTGAACGCGGTACCCGACAGCTGCTCGGCGTACAGCCCGAACGCCACCTGCTGCGGCGAATTCCGCCCCACCGGCAGCGCCCCGGCAATCGCCTCGCTGGCGAACTCGTTGCCGAAGCCGGTCATGTACTGCGTCGCACTCATGGACTCGCCTACCCTCTCGATCTCTCGCGACTCGCGAAAGCCCCTCTCATGCAGGGAGAGGGGCTCAAGCGCTACAGCACGCCGCGCCGCATCTGGTCGCGCTCGATGCTTTCGAACAGCGCCTTGAAGTTGCCTTCGCCGAAGCCGTCGTTGCCCTTGCGCTGGATGATCTCGAAAAAGATCGGACCGATTGCGTTCTGGGTGAAGATCTGCAGCAGCTTGCGCTTGCCGGTCTCCAGGTCGGCGTCGATCAGGATCTTGTTGCGCGCCAGGCGCTCGACGTCCTCGCCGTGTTCGGGGATGCGCTGGTCGATCACCTCGAAGTAGGTGTCCGGTGTGTCCAGGAAATCCACGCCCGCCGCGCGCATCTTCTCCACCGTGACATAGATGTCGTCGGTGAAGCAGGCGATGTGCTGGATGCCCTCGCCC is part of the Pseudoxanthomonas sp. JBR18 genome and encodes:
- a CDS encoding lectin yields the protein MKALLPLTAALVLALSACKADDHASPADTAASKEPAPAASVPPASLPPSLPEPGEASGQPTSSQLAGWQGYGDLKLGSTVEEARQAWGGELNSSTPSEGGSCYQLTPKWATDKADVAFMIEHDHFVRYDVTTSKETAPGGGKVGMDEGQLRALYGDALSSMPHKYVEGGKYLSVSQGKDKLVFETGADGKVTSWRVGLPPQIDYVEGCA
- a CDS encoding L,D-transpeptidase family protein; its protein translation is MSTNRPTPLSTLRWLTVAAALAAVPALAKRAPAGIPQMQQAQQLVVVTTDGWDDNQGTLRTYVRKGAKWTLATAPIAVAIGKQGSAWGDGLSPAQSDGPQKREGDGRSPAGVFGIGQAFGYAPTADTALDYHQMQASSWCVDVPDSPLYNQIVDEKDVGAQAVAGASEHMRLDLHNDGDVRYRQGFVIEHNAQAVPGHGSCIFAHMWRTPGEPTAGCTAMEPANMVKLQAWLDPKRHPLFVLLPKAEYVRLQHAWSLPTLTAQATP
- a CDS encoding MurR/RpiR family transcriptional regulator → MPPLVKIRSERDSMSAIERRIADYILDNAHLLRDYSSQQLASALGISQSSVVKFSQKLGFKGYPDLKYSVGQAVARGGGPAPASPDEPEAVGDAYTRLEESLRRSKSAAEEETRLLNPRDHIERIVERLDRAQKVFVCGLGDDGLFAREFAMRLSLLGVLTIHHADPILMMTNVSSARPDDVLILLSEFGKLPQLSQISRQFQDAGGTVVSITRHTANPLRAHADAALVVSAHDAAPHIEQLLYRSSLQYLLDFVFVLLCQANPDRDRQLAINLERVQHLLDS
- a CDS encoding APC family permease, whose amino-acid sequence is MNAAPAGEGQLVRAVSRWQIVGLSINDVIGSGIYLLPAATVALMGPLSLWAVLLAGIAVALLVLCYAQAASYFDEPGGSYLYAREAFGRYAGFQVGWMIWLTRISSAAALGNGLADAVSRFWAPAGTGAGRLSVVIGSLALLTLINVVGVRSAARTGVALVIAKLVPLLLFVVVGLFFMDWGMAFAGTAPDLGDLPNLGQAALLLLFAYAGFENIPAAAGEFRNPRRDVPFALITMITLVTLIYAAVQVVAMGTLPGLANSATPLADAASRFGGEGLALVLTVGAVVSILGTTSNTVMLGPRFLFALAADGFGPKFIARVHPRFRTPAAAIIVQGVLSVALALSGSFEQLALLSMVTRLLAYIGTAAAVLVLARRHRDNPNALRLPGGPLIPILALLLTLGLLCSASLANLLAVGAAVVVGTAIYLFPRKA
- the hmgA gene encoding homogentisate 1,2-dioxygenase gives rise to the protein MSATQYMTGFGNEFASEAIAGALPVGRNSPQQVAFGLYAEQLSGTAFTAPRGQNRRSWLYRIRPAAMHGGFALFEQAPDFHNGFGQGPVSPDQLRWSPLPLPEAPTDFIEGLLTMAGNGAAEAQHGVGIHLYAANRDMRGRWFYDADAELLIVPQQGRLRLATEFGVIEVEPQQIAVIPRGVRFAVTLPDGQARGYVCENFGAPLRLPDLGPIGSNGLANPRDFETPVAAYEDVEGEFELIAKFQGHLWRASIGHSPLDVVAWHGNGAPYRYDLRRFNAIGSISFDHPDPSIFTVLTSPSDTPGTANLDFVIFPPRWLVAQDTFRPPWFHRNVASEFMGLVHGAYDAKAEGFAPGGASLHNGMTGHGPDAATFEKASHADLSKPDVISDTMAFMFETRAVLRPTRQAMQAAHRQRDYQQCWAGLSRRFQPPG